One window of Marmota flaviventris isolate mMarFla1 chromosome 5, mMarFla1.hap1, whole genome shotgun sequence genomic DNA carries:
- the Kcnip1 gene encoding A-type potassium channel modulatory protein KCNIP1 isoform X4 codes for MGAVMGTFSSLQTKQRRPSKDKIEDELEMTMVCHRPEGLEQLEAQTNFTKRELQVLYRGFKNECPSGVVNEETFKQIYAQFFPHGDASTYAHYLFNAFDTTQAGSVKFEDFVTALSILLRGTVHEKLRWTFNLYDINKDGYINKEEMMDIVKAIYDMMGKYTYPVLKEDTPRQHVDVFFQKMDKNKDGIVTLDEFLESCQEDDNIMRSLQLFQNVM; via the exons ATAAGATTGAAGATGAGCTGGAGATGACCATGGTGTGCCACCGGCCTGAAGGACTGGAGCAGCTCGAGGCCCAGACCAACTTCACTAAGAGGGAGCTGCAAGTGCTCTACCGAGGCTTCAAAAAC GAGTGCCCCAGTGGCGTGGTCAATGAAGAGACCTTCAAGCAGATCTATGCCCAGTTCTTTCCTCATGGAG ACGCCAGCACCTACGCCCATTACCTCTTCAACGCCTTCGACACCACCCAAGCGGGCTCCGTGAAGTTCGAG GACTTTGTAACTGCTCTGTCGATTTTACTGAGAGGAACTGTCCATGAGAAACTAAGGTGGACATTTAATTTGTATGACATCAATAAAGATGGATACATAAACAAAGAG GAGATGATGGACATTGTCAAAGCCATCTATGACATGATGGGGAAGTACACGTATCCTGTGCTCAAAGAGGACACGCCCAGGCAGCACGTGGACGTCTTCTTCCAG aaaatggacaaaaataaagACGGCATCGTGACTTTAGACGAGTTTCTTGAGTCCTGTCAGGAG gATGACAACATCATGAGATCTCTCCAGCTGTTCCAAAACGTCATGTAA